In one Thermodesulfobacteriota bacterium genomic region, the following are encoded:
- a CDS encoding aldo/keto reductase → MELKELGATGVMIPEIGLGTWRYRGGTKPLRAGIDLGASLIDTAEGYGAEEIVGKAVSGIRDRVFIATKVSGRDLGHDRVLRAAEESLRRLGTDFIDLYQVHWPNSRYPMKETMRAMETLVDRGMIRYIGVSNFNVDEMEEAISALRNNPLASNQVIYNLNTRGIEEDVIPYCIRHNITVMAYTPLDDGSLAGGFGASPGKMAVLEEIAEETGKTMAQVALNWCTSGENVIAIPKSNTLERTVENCGASGWRLTPGQKERLDAAFVGYR, encoded by the coding sequence ATGGAGCTCAAAGAGCTCGGCGCAACGGGAGTAATGATCCCCGAGATAGGCCTCGGCACCTGGCGTTACAGGGGCGGGACGAAGCCTCTCCGCGCGGGCATAGATCTCGGCGCGAGTCTGATCGATACCGCCGAAGGCTACGGCGCGGAAGAGATAGTCGGTAAAGCCGTAAGCGGGATAAGGGACCGGGTATTCATCGCCACCAAGGTTTCCGGAAGAGACCTCGGGCACGACCGCGTCCTCCGCGCGGCCGAAGAAAGCCTGAGGCGCCTCGGAACGGACTTCATCGACCTCTACCAAGTGCACTGGCCCAACAGCCGGTATCCGATGAAGGAAACCATGCGCGCGATGGAAACCCTTGTAGACAGAGGCATGATAAGATACATAGGGGTCAGCAACTTCAACGTCGACGAGATGGAGGAAGCAATTTCGGCCCTGAGGAACAATCCCCTGGCGTCGAACCAGGTTATCTACAACCTCAACACGCGGGGAATCGAAGAAGACGTTATACCCTACTGCATCAGGCACAATATCACTGTCATGGCCTACACGCCGCTCGACGACGGCAGCCTCGCCGGGGGCTTTGGAGCATCTCCGGGCAAAATGGCGGTGCTCGAAGAGATAGCGGAAGAGACGGGGAAAACCATGGCGCAGGTCGCGCTCAACTGGTGCACGTCCGGCGAAAACGTGATAGCGATTCCCAAATCCAACACGCTCGAAAGGACGGTAGAGAACTGCGGGGCCTCGGGCTGGCGGCTCACGCCCGGGCAGAAGGAACGGCTGGACGCCGCCTTCGTAGGATACCGGTAA
- a CDS encoding sigma-70 family RNA polymerase sigma factor: MKYSEIEATGVETDSFSSTYEEAPDTVDLQTDLMFEDENPSEDFVTGKRTKREAGANTPDEQFRILNDYFSDIAKEPLLTLRQEIEIPAKMKKCEHKARQIRTYLDKTPSSPHRERLHASLKAYSLKAGDLKKRFASANLRLVISIAKRYINHGLPFLDLIQEGNIGLMKAIERYDHTKGYRFSTYASWWIYQSITRAILVHRGAVRVPVYLLEVTSRVYRTKSLLLKESGRIPSPEEIAKRSGVQLKYVKRILKITNESISMDSPIDGEKRTLYDFLVDEDSISPDYTVIDYELKNCVRSSLSLLSAKEEEVLRMRFGIDRSETVTLDDIGRKFKLTRERIRQIEKKALRKLAVSRMKDALKNFRTS; the protein is encoded by the coding sequence ATGAAATACAGCGAAATCGAAGCAACGGGAGTCGAGACGGATAGTTTCAGCAGCACATACGAAGAGGCCCCCGATACGGTAGACCTCCAGACAGATCTCATGTTCGAAGACGAAAATCCCTCGGAGGATTTTGTCACGGGAAAACGGACCAAACGGGAAGCCGGGGCCAATACGCCCGACGAACAGTTCAGGATACTGAACGATTATTTCAGCGACATAGCCAAGGAGCCGCTCCTTACGCTCAGACAGGAAATAGAAATCCCCGCCAAGATGAAGAAGTGCGAGCACAAGGCGCGGCAGATACGGACTTACCTCGACAAAACACCGTCGAGCCCCCACAGGGAAAGGCTCCACGCATCCTTAAAAGCTTATTCCCTTAAAGCCGGCGATTTAAAAAAGAGGTTCGCCAGCGCCAACCTGAGGCTCGTCATCAGCATAGCGAAGCGCTACATCAATCACGGCCTCCCCTTTCTCGACCTCATCCAGGAGGGGAACATAGGCCTCATGAAGGCCATAGAGAGATACGACCACACCAAGGGCTACAGATTTTCGACCTACGCCTCGTGGTGGATATACCAATCGATAACGAGGGCGATACTCGTTCACCGCGGAGCCGTGAGGGTGCCCGTATACCTCCTAGAAGTCACGAGCAGGGTGTACAGGACAAAATCCCTGCTCTTAAAAGAATCCGGCCGCATCCCCTCGCCCGAAGAGATCGCCAAGCGTTCGGGCGTACAGTTGAAATACGTAAAAAGGATTCTCAAGATAACGAATGAATCGATCAGCATGGATTCTCCCATAGACGGCGAGAAGAGAACTCTCTACGATTTCCTCGTGGACGAGGACTCCATCTCTCCGGACTACACGGTAATCGACTACGAGCTCAAGAACTGTGTGCGGAGCTCACTGTCTCTTCTATCCGCCAAGGAGGAAGAGGTTCTCAGGATGCGTTTCGGGATAGACAGAAGCGAAACCGTCACACTCGACGACATAGGCAGGAAGTTCAAGCTCACGAGAGAGCGTATCAGGCAGATCGAGAAGAAGGCCCTCAGGAAATTGGCCGTATCCAGGATGAAAGACGCTCTCAAGAATTTCAGAACGTCGTGA
- the recG gene encoding ATP-dependent DNA helicase RecG — protein MSQDLSDILKALEKPLKFASKNSFSKLNTVKSLDSLVGDLALKALSLDLTNAEAEIIRDIKESFLDYEGLETEGKKKAIRKALGDLERLGELRSAGRISAGVEKPQKQPEVSRNESPEAPEEERGDPFSTPVQFIKGVGPRIAALLEKRGIKTVGDALYYFPRRYEDRRIIKKISRVEPGRRETVMGEILAAGRVRTRRRAIYQAVISDGSGTLTLVWFQFNEGYLRNAYKKGARVILTGDVTVGYGGELQIIHPRPEDIEVIDEGEEIGEDNVHFGRIVPVYPLTEGIKQRRMRGIMKSVVDGYAHAVSLPVPLEISAGRGIADFGDALSRVHFPEGDDRVIDLSRAEEVYGSPPHRTLAYSEFFLMELGLALKKRDVAESEGIVFHPTGGLRERLLSSLAFGLTSAQKRVLSEIEADMISPRPMNRLLQGDVGSGKTIVAIMSMLAAVESGYQAVLMAPTEILAEQHLSSVLNSMKGMGVRVVFLKSGMGKREKNAYYKALASGEAQIAVGTHALLQEKVDFRNLGLVVIDEQHRFGVLQRASLMGKGVNPDVLVMTATPIPRTLALTVYGDLEVSVLDEMPPGRKAVRTRVFYDQKGSREKAYDIVRKEIEKGRQAYVVYPMIEESENPDFKDIKYATRMAEELGNEIFPDFTVGLLHGRMKPEEKDAVMRRFIAGHVNILVSTTVIEVGVDVPNATVMVIENAERFGLTQLHQLRGRIGRGGHDSHCILISGFKRSGDADKRLSIMAETSDGFRIAEADLMIRGPGDFLGTKQSGLPQFRFADILRDWKILEEAREDAFRLVSEDPALSKYPELREEVTRRYGSIFELPAIS, from the coding sequence ATGTCTCAAGATCTCTCGGATATACTGAAGGCCCTCGAAAAGCCGCTCAAGTTCGCGTCTAAAAACAGCTTCTCGAAGCTGAATACGGTTAAGTCGCTGGACTCCCTTGTCGGCGACCTGGCCCTGAAGGCGCTTTCGCTCGACCTCACGAATGCGGAGGCAGAGATTATAAGGGATATCAAGGAAAGTTTCCTCGATTACGAAGGGCTCGAAACGGAGGGGAAAAAGAAGGCTATCCGGAAGGCGCTCGGGGACCTGGAGAGGCTAGGCGAGCTCCGGAGCGCCGGACGGATATCGGCCGGCGTGGAGAAGCCTCAAAAGCAGCCGGAGGTCTCCCGGAATGAATCCCCGGAAGCGCCCGAAGAAGAGAGGGGCGACCCGTTCTCGACGCCAGTCCAGTTCATAAAAGGGGTAGGGCCGAGGATAGCGGCGCTCCTCGAAAAGCGGGGCATAAAAACCGTCGGCGACGCGCTCTATTACTTCCCGAGAAGGTACGAGGACAGGAGGATCATAAAGAAAATATCCCGGGTCGAGCCCGGCCGTCGCGAGACCGTGATGGGAGAGATACTGGCCGCGGGAAGGGTGAGAACGCGGCGGCGCGCGATATATCAGGCCGTGATTTCCGACGGGAGCGGCACCCTGACGCTGGTATGGTTTCAGTTTAACGAGGGATATCTCAGGAATGCGTATAAGAAAGGCGCGCGCGTTATTCTGACCGGCGACGTGACCGTCGGCTATGGTGGGGAGCTCCAGATTATCCACCCGAGGCCGGAGGATATAGAGGTCATAGACGAGGGCGAGGAAATAGGCGAGGACAACGTTCACTTCGGCCGCATAGTGCCGGTGTATCCGCTCACCGAAGGGATAAAGCAGAGGCGGATGCGGGGTATCATGAAGTCTGTAGTCGACGGGTATGCCCATGCTGTTTCGCTGCCCGTTCCTCTCGAAATAAGCGCCGGGCGCGGGATAGCGGACTTCGGCGACGCGCTTTCGAGAGTCCATTTCCCGGAAGGAGACGACAGGGTGATCGATCTCTCCAGGGCTGAAGAGGTATACGGCTCGCCGCCGCACAGGACGCTCGCGTACTCCGAGTTCTTCTTGATGGAGCTCGGCCTCGCGCTTAAGAAAAGGGACGTCGCCGAGTCGGAGGGTATCGTGTTTCATCCGACGGGCGGGCTCAGGGAGAGGCTTTTGTCGAGCCTGGCGTTCGGGCTCACTTCGGCGCAGAAACGGGTGCTTTCGGAGATAGAGGCCGACATGATATCCCCGCGTCCGATGAACAGGCTCCTTCAGGGGGACGTCGGGAGCGGGAAGACCATAGTTGCCATAATGTCCATGCTCGCAGCCGTAGAGAGCGGGTATCAGGCCGTTCTCATGGCCCCGACCGAGATACTCGCCGAGCAGCACCTGTCGTCCGTCCTTAATTCCATGAAGGGTATGGGCGTCCGCGTCGTATTTTTAAAGAGCGGCATGGGAAAGCGCGAGAAGAATGCATATTACAAGGCGCTCGCGTCGGGCGAGGCGCAGATAGCCGTCGGTACGCACGCGCTACTCCAGGAGAAGGTGGATTTCCGGAACCTCGGCCTCGTCGTAATCGACGAGCAGCACAGATTCGGCGTGCTCCAGAGGGCGAGCCTCATGGGGAAGGGCGTAAATCCGGACGTCCTTGTAATGACTGCCACTCCGATACCGAGGACTCTCGCTCTTACCGTCTACGGCGACCTCGAGGTGTCGGTCCTCGACGAGATGCCGCCCGGGAGGAAGGCGGTCAGGACGCGCGTGTTTTACGACCAGAAGGGCTCGCGCGAGAAGGCGTACGATATAGTCAGGAAAGAGATTGAAAAGGGGAGGCAGGCTTACGTCGTCTATCCTATGATAGAGGAGTCGGAAAATCCTGATTTTAAGGACATTAAATACGCCACCCGGATGGCCGAGGAGCTCGGAAATGAAATCTTCCCGGATTTTACAGTCGGGCTCCTTCACGGCAGGATGAAGCCCGAGGAAAAAGACGCCGTCATGAGGCGGTTCATAGCCGGGCACGTGAATATTCTTGTCTCGACGACCGTCATAGAGGTCGGCGTGGACGTTCCCAACGCGACCGTTATGGTTATCGAAAACGCCGAGAGGTTCGGGCTCACGCAGCTTCATCAATTGAGGGGCCGGATAGGGAGGGGAGGGCACGATTCCCACTGCATACTGATTTCGGGCTTCAAGCGGTCCGGGGATGCTGATAAGCGGCTCTCTATAATGGCGGAAACCTCCGACGGGTTCAGGATCGCCGAAGCCGATCTTATGATCAGGGGCCCGGGGGACTTCCTCGGCACAAAACAGTCGGGCCTGCCTCAGTTCAGGTTCGCTGATATCCTGAGAGACTGGAAGATACTCGAAGAGGCGAGGGAGGATGCGTTCAGGCTCGTGTCCGAGGACCCGGCGCTCTCGAAATATCCGGAGCTTCGGGAAGAGGTCACGAGAAGGTACGGGAGCATATTCGAGCTGCCCGCCATATCCTGA
- the odhB gene encoding 2-oxoglutarate dehydrogenase complex dihydrolipoyllysine-residue succinyltransferase, giving the protein MAIEIKVPELGESVVEATIVRWFKAEGDPVKIGEALVELETEKANFEVAAEKQGVLSKILKQDGEDVEVGEVLGSIEEGKAGEAAPAREAARASEPAPEPVKEAPKQETEERVTPVAKRVAEENNVDVSKVQGTGPSGRVTKEDVEAYIAKESAQPAKEEPAKSPSTAVIQAPKEAPAILHISRDAREERVKMSRRRRTIARRMLEATQTTAMLTTFNEIDMGAVMDLRKRRKDAFKEKYGVNLGLNSFFVKASIGALKAFPQVNAEIEGDDMILKNYYDIGVAIGATEGLVVPVLRNADSMSFADIEKKIKDYAQRAEDNALSLEEIMGGTFTITNGGVFGSLMSTPILNPPQVGILGLHKIEERPMAVSGEVRIRPMMYVALSYDHRIVDGREAVQFLVKIKELIEDPESLLLEG; this is encoded by the coding sequence ATGGCTATAGAGATTAAAGTTCCGGAATTGGGGGAATCGGTGGTCGAAGCCACCATAGTTAGGTGGTTCAAGGCCGAGGGAGACCCTGTCAAGATCGGCGAAGCGCTCGTCGAGCTCGAGACCGAAAAGGCCAACTTCGAAGTCGCCGCGGAAAAGCAGGGCGTCCTCTCCAAGATACTCAAGCAGGACGGCGAGGACGTCGAGGTAGGAGAAGTTCTGGGCTCCATAGAAGAAGGCAAGGCAGGGGAAGCGGCCCCGGCCAGGGAAGCCGCCAGGGCCTCCGAGCCGGCGCCCGAGCCCGTAAAGGAAGCCCCCAAGCAGGAGACGGAAGAGAGGGTCACGCCCGTCGCGAAGCGAGTCGCCGAAGAGAACAATGTAGACGTGTCCAAGGTCCAGGGCACCGGCCCGAGCGGACGCGTCACGAAAGAAGACGTCGAGGCCTACATAGCGAAGGAATCGGCGCAGCCCGCAAAAGAAGAGCCGGCGAAGAGCCCCTCCACCGCGGTCATACAGGCACCCAAGGAAGCGCCGGCTATCCTCCACATATCGCGCGACGCGCGCGAGGAGCGCGTAAAGATGTCCCGCAGGAGAAGGACGATCGCCCGCCGCATGCTCGAGGCCACTCAGACGACCGCCATGCTCACCACGTTCAACGAGATAGACATGGGCGCGGTCATGGACCTCAGGAAGAGAAGAAAAGACGCCTTCAAGGAAAAGTACGGCGTCAACCTCGGCCTAAACTCCTTCTTCGTAAAGGCGTCGATTGGGGCGCTCAAGGCGTTCCCGCAGGTAAACGCCGAGATTGAAGGCGACGACATGATTCTAAAGAACTACTACGATATAGGCGTCGCTATAGGGGCGACCGAAGGGCTCGTCGTACCGGTGCTGAGGAACGCCGACAGCATGTCCTTCGCCGATATCGAGAAGAAAATCAAGGACTACGCCCAGAGGGCCGAAGACAACGCCCTCAGCCTCGAGGAAATCATGGGCGGGACGTTCACGATCACGAACGGCGGCGTATTCGGATCGCTCATGAGCACGCCCATTCTGAACCCGCCGCAGGTCGGTATACTCGGACTCCACAAGATAGAGGAGCGCCCCATGGCGGTGAGCGGCGAGGTCAGGATACGCCCGATGATGTACGTCGCTCTCAGCTACGATCACCGCATCGTCGACGGGCGCGAGGCCGTACAGTTCCTCGTCAAGATAAAAGAGCTCATAGAAGACCCGGAATCGCTCCTCCTCGAAGGATAA
- a CDS encoding 2-oxoglutarate dehydrogenase E1 component, protein MDISHIFHGPNSGYVLDLYERYLKDPDSVDSTTRTIFDKMRPEIGDGRQAAAAGHDIQKIVGAVNLAQAIRVFGHLAAKIDPLGSTPTGDPALDPATHGVTEDDLRALPPGIIDSPIADRAANALEAIQGLRSVYSSAIGFDYYHINSLEERRWLREAAESASFRPPKDPINEKQLLESLTQVEVLERFLHRIFPGKFRFSIEGVDMLVPILNEIVGLSAESGIHNILLGMAHRGRLNVMHHVLNKGYRGTLIKFKDPILQRDFRDFMGWTGDVKYHEGARHAVKNGRAIEMQIILSPNPSHLESVNPVVEGMARAAGTSVDKPGKPVFDPSVSLPILVHGDAAFPGQGIVSETLNLGGLEGYHTGGTIHVITNNQLGYTALPENSRSTIYASDLAKGFDIPVVHVNADDPEACIECARLAFAYKARFHKDFLIDLVGYRRHGHNEADEPAFTQPQMYKIIDNHPTAREVWASRLIERKIITADEAEELVNKYNEVLHSDFESLTPDDIPEDMLAAKPPAGAAQKIKTAVPLEELRSINSALMSLPGDFTINPKLRRARERREAALENIDEKTIDWAAAEDLALATILADGTSIRFTGQDSERGTFSHRHAVLYDFEKGTSYTPLQNFPQSKAAFEIYNSPLTENACIGFEYGYNIQEPGRLIIWEAQYGDFINGAQTIIDEYFVSARAKWGQTPSLVLLLPHGYEGQGPDHSSGRLSRFLNSAAEGNMRIANCTTAAQYFHLLRRQAGVLTEDPLPLVVLTPKSLLRNQMIFSTPRDLAEGSWQPVIDDEMSDAQAKGVKRLILCSGKVYVDLVSSEQRKQNSKDIAIARVEQLYPIPTKKLTQVLERYPRLKEVVWLQEEPENMGAWMFMYPFLRKFIKGRTLLHYIGRRRNSSPSEGLASMHKVNQEALIKQAFLIGKPLPNLDELGITWVRNV, encoded by the coding sequence ATGGATATTTCGCACATTTTTCACGGACCCAACTCGGGTTACGTACTTGACCTCTACGAGCGTTATCTGAAGGATCCGGATTCAGTCGATTCAACCACGAGAACGATTTTTGACAAAATGCGTCCCGAGATAGGCGACGGCCGTCAGGCCGCCGCTGCGGGCCACGACATTCAGAAGATCGTCGGAGCGGTCAACCTCGCCCAGGCGATAAGGGTTTTCGGCCACCTCGCGGCAAAAATCGATCCGCTCGGGAGCACTCCCACCGGCGACCCGGCTCTCGATCCGGCGACTCACGGGGTAACGGAGGACGACCTCCGCGCCCTGCCGCCCGGCATCATCGACAGCCCCATAGCCGACAGGGCGGCCAACGCGCTCGAGGCGATACAGGGCCTTCGGTCGGTATATTCCTCGGCAATAGGATTCGACTACTACCACATTAATTCTCTCGAAGAGAGAAGGTGGCTGAGGGAAGCGGCCGAATCCGCCTCGTTCAGGCCCCCCAAGGATCCTATCAACGAAAAGCAGCTCCTCGAAAGCCTGACGCAGGTCGAGGTTCTAGAGCGTTTCCTTCACCGCATATTTCCCGGCAAGTTCCGCTTTTCGATCGAAGGCGTGGACATGCTCGTACCCATACTTAACGAAATAGTCGGCCTTTCCGCCGAGTCGGGCATTCACAACATCCTCCTCGGCATGGCCCACAGGGGAAGGCTCAACGTCATGCACCACGTGCTCAACAAGGGCTACAGGGGCACCCTAATAAAATTCAAGGACCCGATACTCCAGAGGGACTTCCGCGACTTCATGGGATGGACGGGAGACGTCAAATACCACGAAGGGGCCCGCCACGCCGTAAAGAACGGCAGGGCCATAGAAATGCAGATAATACTGTCGCCTAACCCGAGCCACCTCGAATCGGTAAACCCCGTGGTCGAGGGGATGGCAAGGGCCGCGGGAACGTCCGTCGACAAGCCCGGAAAGCCCGTGTTCGACCCGAGCGTTTCGCTCCCGATACTCGTGCACGGCGACGCCGCGTTCCCAGGTCAGGGCATAGTTTCCGAGACCTTGAACCTCGGCGGCCTCGAGGGATACCACACAGGCGGCACTATACACGTTATAACGAACAACCAGCTCGGGTATACGGCCCTTCCCGAGAACAGCAGGAGCACCATATACGCGAGCGACCTCGCGAAGGGCTTCGACATCCCGGTAGTCCACGTAAACGCCGACGACCCCGAGGCGTGCATCGAATGCGCGCGTCTCGCCTTCGCATACAAGGCCCGTTTCCACAAGGACTTCCTCATAGACCTCGTCGGATACAGGCGGCACGGGCACAACGAGGCGGACGAGCCGGCATTCACGCAGCCCCAGATGTACAAGATAATCGACAACCATCCGACGGCCAGGGAGGTATGGGCGTCAAGGCTTATAGAAAGAAAGATAATAACCGCGGACGAGGCAGAGGAGCTCGTTAACAAGTACAATGAAGTGCTTCACAGCGATTTCGAGTCTCTGACGCCGGACGACATCCCCGAAGATATGCTCGCGGCCAAGCCCCCGGCAGGTGCGGCCCAGAAGATAAAGACGGCCGTTCCGCTGGAAGAGCTCAGGAGCATAAATTCGGCTCTCATGAGCCTCCCCGGGGATTTCACGATCAACCCGAAGCTTAGAAGAGCCCGGGAAAGAAGGGAAGCCGCCCTGGAGAACATAGACGAAAAGACCATAGACTGGGCGGCGGCCGAAGACCTCGCCCTCGCGACGATACTCGCGGACGGCACTTCCATACGCTTCACCGGCCAGGACAGCGAACGCGGGACGTTCAGCCACAGGCACGCCGTCCTTTACGATTTCGAAAAGGGCACGTCCTACACACCGCTTCAGAATTTCCCGCAGTCCAAAGCGGCATTCGAAATATACAACAGCCCTCTTACCGAAAACGCGTGTATAGGGTTTGAATACGGCTACAACATCCAGGAGCCGGGAAGGCTCATAATATGGGAAGCCCAGTACGGCGACTTTATCAACGGCGCGCAGACGATAATAGACGAATACTTCGTTTCGGCCAGGGCAAAATGGGGGCAGACCCCGTCGCTCGTCCTCCTTCTTCCGCACGGTTACGAAGGACAGGGCCCGGACCACTCCTCAGGGCGACTCAGCAGGTTCCTGAACTCGGCGGCCGAGGGCAATATGCGCATAGCCAACTGCACGACGGCGGCGCAGTACTTCCATCTTCTGAGAAGACAGGCAGGGGTGCTCACCGAAGACCCCCTTCCTCTCGTAGTGCTCACTCCGAAGAGCCTCCTCAGGAATCAGATGATATTCTCCACCCCGAGGGATCTCGCCGAAGGCTCGTGGCAGCCCGTAATCGACGACGAAATGAGCGACGCACAGGCCAAGGGTGTGAAGAGGCTCATACTCTGCAGCGGCAAGGTCTATGTCGATCTCGTTTCCAGCGAGCAGAGAAAACAGAATTCAAAAGACATAGCTATAGCGCGGGTAGAGCAGCTTTATCCTATTCCGACGAAAAAACTCACCCAGGTGCTCGAAAGATATCCCAGGCTCAAGGAAGTCGTATGGCTTCAGGAAGAGCCCGAGAATATGGGTGCATGGATGTTCATGTACCCCTTCCTGAGGAAGTTCATAAAGGGCCGCACCCTGCTTCACTATATCGGCAGGAGACGGAACTCGAGCCCCTCCGAAGGGCTGGCTTCGATGCACAAGGTGAACCAGGAAGCCCTGATAAAGCAGGCTTTCCTGATAGGAAAGCCCCTGCCCAATCTGGACGAGCTTGGCATCACTTGGGTAAGAAACGTATAG
- a CDS encoding ATP-binding cassette domain-containing protein yields MVYVHNLTKRYGNLTAVENLSFQLERGDVLGFLGPNGAGKTTTMRIVTGYMPPTNGTVHIEGVDIFDEPLQAKRVIGYLPENPPLYNDMTVMEYLSFVADIKKVGRKEKKSRIFYVMERCGISEVRRRIIGHLSKGYRQRVGIAQALVNNPSVLILDEPTIGLDPRQIIEIRDLIKSLSGDRTVILSTHILPEVTMICSKVIIINHGKIVLEESLQRLSEDMRNAESILLRTRQNGEGVVEKIYALGNVSSVKPGAAGEYIIIPRKGAEVREEISRLAVENDWGLLELRPVTNTLEEVFLKVISSEGN; encoded by the coding sequence ATGGTGTACGTCCACAATCTTACCAAGAGGTACGGCAACCTGACAGCTGTGGAGAATCTTTCCTTTCAGCTCGAAAGGGGGGACGTGCTGGGTTTTCTGGGCCCGAACGGCGCGGGCAAGACGACGACCATGCGCATCGTCACGGGATACATGCCGCCCACCAATGGGACGGTGCACATAGAGGGCGTCGATATCTTCGACGAGCCGCTCCAGGCAAAGCGCGTGATCGGGTATCTGCCCGAGAATCCCCCGCTCTATAACGACATGACGGTGATGGAATACCTGTCCTTCGTCGCCGATATAAAGAAGGTCGGCCGGAAGGAGAAGAAGAGCAGGATATTCTACGTGATGGAGAGGTGCGGGATATCGGAGGTCAGGCGGAGAATAATAGGGCACCTTTCGAAGGGATACAGGCAGCGCGTCGGCATAGCGCAGGCTTTGGTGAATAATCCCTCGGTTCTTATACTGGACGAGCCTACCATAGGACTCGACCCGAGGCAGATAATAGAGATAAGGGATCTCATCAAGAGCCTTTCGGGCGACAGGACCGTTATATTAAGCACCCACATTCTGCCCGAAGTGACCATGATATGCAGCAAGGTGATTATCATCAACCACGGGAAAATAGTTTTAGAAGAATCCCTCCAGAGGCTCTCTGAGGATATGAGGAACGCCGAGAGCATACTACTCAGGACCAGGCAGAACGGGGAGGGAGTGGTGGAAAAGATCTACGCGCTCGGGAACGTGTCGAGCGTAAAGCCGGGAGCGGCCGGGGAGTATATAATCATCCCGAGAAAAGGGGCCGAGGTGAGGGAAGAGATATCGAGGCTCGCGGTCGAGAACGACTGGGGGCTTTTGGAGCTTCGGCCCGTCACAAACACGCTGGAAGAGGTGTTTCTAAAAGTCATATCGTCTGAAGGGAATTGA
- a CDS encoding ABC transporter permease, producing MSAFYPVLKRELRSYFASPLAYIILVVFQVISARFFFLYLQGFLQFQLDPSYQLQTGDLNLNNLVILPYFGTISIVLLLIVPLITMRLIADEKKNYTAELLFTSPIRLRTIVFGKFAAALILLILMLVLSSINVFVLMVHGNPDLGAVLSGYIGLFLLGASFLAIGIFASSLTDNQLIAAVISFGVLLVLWLVGALSDAESSILGYLSVINHYEDFGKGIIDLKDVVYYISLISLGLFLTYSALESERWR from the coding sequence ATGAGTGCATTTTACCCCGTACTTAAAAGGGAGCTGAGGTCGTATTTCGCGTCCCCGCTGGCGTACATCATACTCGTGGTCTTTCAGGTTATTTCGGCAAGGTTCTTTTTCCTGTATCTTCAGGGATTTTTGCAGTTCCAGCTCGATCCGAGCTATCAGCTCCAGACAGGGGACCTCAACCTCAATAACCTCGTGATACTCCCTTACTTCGGCACGATCAGCATCGTCCTTTTGCTCATAGTGCCGCTTATTACGATGCGTCTCATCGCGGACGAGAAGAAAAACTACACGGCGGAGCTCCTCTTCACCTCGCCTATACGCCTGAGAACGATAGTGTTCGGGAAATTTGCCGCGGCTCTCATACTCCTTATATTGATGCTGGTCCTCTCGTCGATAAACGTGTTCGTGCTCATGGTCCACGGGAATCCGGATCTGGGGGCCGTGCTTTCGGGCTACATCGGGCTATTCCTTCTGGGGGCGTCGTTCCTGGCGATAGGGATATTCGCATCGTCGCTTACGGACAATCAGCTCATCGCCGCCGTCATCAGCTTCGGCGTTCTTCTCGTGCTCTGGCTCGTAGGCGCGCTGTCCGACGCCGAGAGCAGCATTCTCGGATACCTGTCCGTTATTAACCACTACGAGGATTTCGGGAAAGGGATAATCGATCTTAAGGACGTCGTCTACTACATTTCGCTCATCTCGCTCGGCCTTTTCCTGACGTACTCGGCTCTCGAATCGGAGAGGTGGAGATGA